Part of the Sciurus carolinensis chromosome 7, mSciCar1.2, whole genome shotgun sequence genome, AAATGTCTTTTCCCATTAAgagtttcttttccattttaggaTGCTTGGCATGCTCAATGAAATAGGTCCTTATGCAAATTGACTCACCATTGCAAACCAGACTATTGGAATTTCAGAAGAAAAGCGTTTTGTAGAGTGGATTTGGATACTTCTTAGAAGATGTAGGTTTGGGAATAAATATTAACAAGTGAATAGAAATTGATAAGGGTAAAAGGAATTGAATAGtcatggaaagaaagagaatttgcAAAGAATTTGAATAAGAAGTTAGAATTTTGTGTGTTCAGAAGAGTaaaatgattgctttggctagaagAAATTACAAATGTTGGGAGATAattctgaaaacagaaataagatagaaaattgGACAGAGATTTGAATTAAATGATGACATTTGTGAATTTggtattttaagaaacaaaattttatcttGATAAACATTTTTGTCTGATTCTGTTGTCTATGTACAGGTAATGAAGACTAAAAGTCAAAGGATAAGAGACCACCTAATATATTTTGCCATCTGTGATGACATCAATTAAAAgtctttcataaatattaaatgaagtgAGGAATCAAAAAGATTCATCGTTCCACTAATATATAGTAAGAAGTTACAATAGGGAAAATAGAATCTAAACTGCAACACAACTTCATTGAaatccataaaaaatgaaattatcaaaaAGTTTAGCTTTAACtaatacaaaagtaaaatatcCAATTCTAAAAATGTCTTTGTCTAGGTATCAAAATTTATTTGCAACTTACAAGAGTGCTATTCTCTGAAGACTCTCACTATACTTTAGACTGTCCACTTTCATAtcactaaaaacatatttaaagaaagcTGTTTAATGTGTAGATGATATATATTAACTAATTAAAAATGATGATTAGTTATTTCAtccttagaatgatattgacaaATGTATGTGTCAGGGTACAATATGAAATACCATTCCAAAACTATCTGATCTTTATTGGCAATTTTTGTTATGGACATCTGATAAAATAGCTACaaaatgtttgttgattttaccacatcttctgtttctcttttatttatataatatatatatataatcttacaAGATGCTATTGAGGAAGAAAAGGATGGATttctaaggaaaacaaaatgaaatgatttaGAAGAACTGAGCAACCACTAATTAATAATTACTTcttgtatggtctattttatgtCCTCATATATTTTAATGGTTCTTGGTAAGTTCTGCAGATTTTATGTTTCTCTTGGAAAtgttcttgcttctctctcttctttattttctctcgTTCCCTCCTGCTCCCCATTCGATAGTCTATACATAATATGCCCCCATCCTCAGTCTTTGGGGTCAGTGTTTCTCAAGTATAATTCTGATTCTAATTGCATTGCATTAACAcctgtatttttatatttgtctctCTCCCTGTCATAAGTAGGGTGATATGAAGATGCTTAATGAGAGTTTAGGAGGTTATTTCATACTGGTGGGTTTTTCTGATCAACCACAACTCGAGAAGATCCTCTTCGTGCTTGTGCTAATCTCTTACCTCCTGACGCTGGCGGGCAACACAGCAATCATACTGGTTTCCTGTCTGGATTCCATGctccacacacccatgtattattttcttaccAATCTCTCCTTTGTTGACCTCTGCTTTACAACCAGCATTGCTCCCCAGTTGCTGTGGAACCTCCATGGTCCAGCCAAGACAATTACACCTGTAGGCTGTGCCATTCAACTCTACGTGTCTCTGGCACTGGGATCCACTGAATGTGTTCTCCTAGCAGTCATGGCATTTGATCGTTATGCTGCTGTTTGCCGACCACTCCATTATGCCACAGTTATGCACCCACGACTTTGCCAGTCCCTGGCAGGAATTGCATGGTTGAGTGGAGTGGGCAACACACTCATTCAGGGCACCATTACCCTTCGGTTGCCCCGTTGTGGGAACCATAAGATTTACCACTTCATCTGTGAAGTTCCTGCCATGATCAAGTTGGCCTGTGTAGACATTCATGCTAATGAGGTCCAGCTCTTCATGGCTTCTTTGGTATTGCTTCTTCTCCCAGTAGCACTCATCTTGGTCTCATATGGGTACATTGTCCAAGCAGTGATGAGGATCAGGTCAGCTCAAGCCTGGCGTAAAGCCCTTGGAACTTGTGGGTCTCACCTGGTGGTAGTATCTCTCTTCTATGGTACCATCACAGCTGTCTATATCCAGCCCAACAGCTCCTATGCCCACAGTCAAGGAAAGTTCATCACCCTTTTGTACACGGTAGTAACTCCCACTCTAAACCCCCTCATTTATACTCTGAGAAACAAAGATGTAAAGGGAGCTTTGAAGAGGTTGGTGAGAAGAAATAAGAGCACAGGAGAATGAGAAATTCTTAGGAGGTGAAGAGTCACGTCTGATTTAAGGTATAGATGCTGATGGAAAGATATTAGAAGGCTTTACCCAGAGAGAGCCTAACATAAATGCTACAAAACTAAAACTCATAAGACCCTTCGGAGAAtctataagaaatgaaaatagcttTCCGTCATTTCTGTACTTACAATCAAAGATATCCTTCCTAGACTGACATCTTTGTTATCTGCCAGCCAGTCAGTTTGCTCAATGAAGTGGAAATGATGCTTGCTGCTTCTAGAATCTCTGcagttaattttcttccttttttccttctcctttataAATCTTGGATCTGCTCTATTAAATggcatatatctattgattgatatcttttatataaaaataaaagacatgctACTAATTAGTCAGATGTCTTTTAGTATTATTTGGGAATTTATTCCTGCAAGTCCAGTAAGATATTGCTTGTCTGGATCTTATCCTTGGATCAAGAGGTGTCTCCTGTAAGTGCACCTAGTCTGCACTGTGTTCCTGGATCTTCCACTTATCCCCTCCCCATCTTGACTGTCGTCCTGTGTCCTGgtagagtttttgtttgtttgttttttgacttttaaCTCCATGTTTGATTAGTTGCCAAATTagtttttcattgaaaatttaaaGTCCATAGCTTATGTACCTACCTTGGTGGTGGATTTTgagttttggtttttgtgtttagATTATTAGGTGATTTCTGTTGGGTGATAGATTTTGGGAATTCAGTTCCTGCCAGGTGAAAAGTGACAAGGAATTTGAATCTTATTCATTTGgacagtgtgtgtatgtgcgtggtTGTGCATGTTTATTTGTCTAAGGATTCTAATATTTCTagaattatatttccttttagaaaagATACAGGGTTGAGAGGTTTTTAGAGTTTTGTTGGAATCTTCTCTGTGCATTTTGTGTTGGCTCCAATATGAATATAACTAGTTCTAAAGATAACACTCTTCCTTTTGCTATCACTTggactttttaaatgtatatcaATTATAGGACCAAGAattatcattaaaaaagaaatttgtataTTAAAGATGATCTTAATATGCCTTACTCTCCTACAGATTTTTGGATTTAATAAAATTGTGTACTTAAGATATTCCTTAAAGTAAAACTGGATTCCTAGCATCTCATACTCATCTTTGATTGACTTGCCAAAGCCTCtacattaaataatttcaaaCGAGTGTCCTTAATGAC contains:
- the LOC124988583 gene encoding olfactory receptor 2G3-like, whose protein sequence is MKMLNESLGGYFILVGFSDQPQLEKILFVLVLISYLLTLAGNTAIILVSCLDSMLHTPMYYFLTNLSFVDLCFTTSIAPQLLWNLHGPAKTITPVGCAIQLYVSLALGSTECVLLAVMAFDRYAAVCRPLHYATVMHPRLCQSLAGIAWLSGVGNTLIQGTITLRLPRCGNHKIYHFICEVPAMIKLACVDIHANEVQLFMASLVLLLLPVALILVSYGYIVQAVMRIRSAQAWRKALGTCGSHLVVVSLFYGTITAVYIQPNSSYAHSQGKFITLLYTVVTPTLNPLIYTLRNKDVKGALKRLVRRNKSTGE